A single genomic interval of Lacrimispora sphenoides JCM 1415 harbors:
- a CDS encoding ECF transporter S component: protein MSKTDNRIYKTALTGLFAAMSYVVFTFLQFKITLPGGDATSIHLGNAVCVLGALLLGGLYGGLGGAIGMTIGDLFDPVYVVYAPKTFLLKLCIGLITGFLAHRIGKINESSDKKHILTWTITAVAGGLLFNVIFDPLVGYFYKLLILGKPAAELALAWNVASTSINAITSAIVSVLIYMPLRNALIRSGLFIKIC from the coding sequence ATGAGTAAAACAGACAACAGGATATATAAAACCGCACTGACAGGACTGTTTGCCGCTATGTCCTATGTAGTATTTACATTCCTGCAATTTAAGATTACACTTCCGGGAGGGGATGCAACTTCCATCCACTTGGGGAATGCGGTCTGCGTTTTGGGAGCACTTCTATTAGGCGGGCTGTACGGCGGCTTAGGCGGCGCTATCGGCATGACCATCGGAGATCTTTTTGATCCGGTTTATGTGGTATATGCGCCAAAGACCTTTCTATTAAAACTGTGCATCGGCCTTATTACCGGATTTCTGGCCCATAGAATCGGAAAGATCAATGAATCCTCTGACAAAAAGCATATACTGACCTGGACCATCACAGCAGTGGCAGGAGGACTGTTGTTCAATGTGATCTTTGACCCTCTGGTCGGTTATTTTTACAAGCTTCTGATCCTGGGAAAACCGGCGGCAGAACTGGCACTGGCATGGAACGTTGCATCTACTTCTATTAATGCAATCACCTCCGCCATTGTTTCCGTCCTCATCTACATGCCTCTTAGAAATGCCCTGATCAGGTCCGGTTTATTTATTAAAATTTGTTAG
- a CDS encoding Stp1/IreP family PP2C-type Ser/Thr phosphatase, whose amino-acid sequence MKACAMTDIGRVRTANQDYVYAQAEPLGTLPNLFLVADGMGGHQAGDYASRYIAESLVAHLKQADSSGIVPLLRDEILKVNGMLYQESMKSTELNGMGTTLVAAVIEDTTMYVANVGDSRLYLVNNNRLQQITKDHSYVEELVSLGKLERGSRDYLEKKNIITRAVGTEDKLEVDFFEVSLEPGDYVLMCSDGLSNMVEDAEIEEIICSELELQEKAEKLITIANDNGGKDNIAVVLIDPQIGREVSL is encoded by the coding sequence ATGAAGGCTTGCGCTATGACGGACATCGGAAGAGTCCGTACGGCCAATCAGGATTATGTCTATGCCCAGGCAGAGCCTTTGGGCACACTGCCCAATCTTTTTTTAGTTGCAGACGGCATGGGCGGCCATCAGGCCGGAGATTATGCCTCCAGATATATTGCCGAAAGTCTGGTGGCTCACTTAAAACAGGCGGATTCGTCTGGTATTGTTCCGCTTCTTCGGGATGAAATCTTGAAGGTCAACGGAATGCTTTATCAGGAATCCATGAAAAGTACAGAGTTAAACGGTATGGGAACCACCTTGGTGGCGGCGGTGATCGAAGATACTACCATGTATGTGGCTAATGTTGGAGACAGCCGTCTGTATCTGGTTAATAATAATCGGCTGCAACAGATTACAAAGGACCATTCCTACGTGGAAGAATTGGTGTCTTTAGGCAAACTGGAACGCGGAAGCCGGGATTATCTGGAAAAAAAGAATATTATAACAAGAGCGGTTGGTACAGAGGATAAGCTGGAGGTTGATTTTTTTGAAGTCAGTCTGGAACCTGGAGATTATGTGCTCATGTGTTCCGATGGACTCAGCAATATGGTTGAGGACGCTGAGATAGAAGAAATTATATGCTCAGAACTGGAACTGCAGGAAAAGGCAGAAAAGTTGATTACAATAGCCAATGATAATGGCGGGAAAGACAATATAGCTGTTGTTTTAATTGATCCGCAAATTGGCAGGGAGGTAAGCTTATGA
- a CDS encoding zinc metallopeptidase, translated as MYYGGMMGYYWDPTWILVIIGAVLSMVASARVNSTFNKYSKVRSMSGMTGAEAAKRLLNSQGIYDVQVRSVGGQLTDHYDPRTKTVNLSDSVYGSTSVAAIGVAAHECGHVMQDNTGYIPLKLRAAIVPAANIGSKAALPLIILGVIIGGIGSPLVNIGLILFSLAVIFQLITLPVEFNASSRAVTLLGQVGILGDQELGYTRKVLGAAALTYVAALAATVLQLLRLVILFGGRRNDD; from the coding sequence ATGTATTATGGCGGAATGATGGGATATTATTGGGATCCGACCTGGATCCTGGTCATCATCGGAGCAGTTCTGTCCATGGTGGCATCTGCGAGGGTGAACAGCACATTTAATAAATATTCAAAAGTAAGAAGCATGTCCGGAATGACAGGGGCAGAAGCAGCAAAGCGCCTTTTAAATTCCCAGGGCATTTATGATGTTCAGGTAAGGTCTGTAGGCGGGCAGCTTACGGATCATTATGATCCCAGAACCAAAACTGTTAACCTGTCTGACTCTGTTTATGGTTCCACATCAGTGGCGGCAATCGGTGTCGCAGCACACGAATGCGGACATGTGATGCAGGACAACACAGGTTATATTCCTCTGAAACTCCGGGCAGCCATTGTGCCGGCAGCCAATATTGGCTCCAAGGCAGCACTGCCTCTCATTATTCTTGGGGTAATTATAGGGGGAATCGGTTCTCCCTTAGTGAATATCGGTCTGATCCTGTTTTCTCTGGCGGTAATTTTCCAGCTGATCACCCTGCCTGTGGAATTCAATGCCTCCAGCCGGGCGGTCACTCTTTTGGGCCAGGTGGGGATTTTAGGTGACCAGGAATTAGGTTATACCAGAAAAGTGCTTGGTGCGGCAGCCCTTACCTATGTGGCAGCACTTGCTGCAACCGTACTTCAGCTTTTAAGGCTGGTTATTTTGTTTGGAGGAAGAAGGAATGATGACTAA
- the def gene encoding peptide deformylase produces MAIRKIRTIGDEILRKHCKPVKEITPRISELIVDMFETMYESNGVGLAASQVGILKQIVVIDVDDGNQYVLINPDIVETRGSQTGPEGCLSVPGKSGTVTRPDYVRVKAFDASMEPFELEGEGFLARAICHECDHLNGDLYVDKVEGELEDVSLDEDEEGEVEE; encoded by the coding sequence ATGGCAATTAGAAAGATTAGAACCATTGGAGATGAAATTTTAAGAAAGCACTGCAAACCTGTAAAAGAGATTACACCAAGGATTTCCGAGTTGATCGTAGATATGTTTGAAACCATGTATGAATCAAATGGAGTTGGCCTTGCAGCTTCCCAGGTGGGAATTTTAAAACAGATCGTAGTTATAGATGTAGATGATGGCAACCAGTATGTACTTATTAATCCGGACATCGTGGAAACAAGAGGAAGTCAGACCGGGCCGGAAGGCTGCCTTAGCGTTCCCGGAAAATCCGGAACGGTTACCAGGCCCGATTACGTAAGGGTAAAAGCTTTTGATGCTTCCATGGAGCCGTTCGAACTGGAAGGAGAAGGATTTTTAGCTCGTGCAATCTGTCATGAATGCGACCATTTAAACGGCGATTTATACGTAGACAAAGTGGAAGGCGAGCTGGAGGATGTCTCCCTGGATGAGGATGAAGAAGGAGAGGTTGAAGAATAA
- the rpe gene encoding ribulose-phosphate 3-epimerase: MLKLAPSILAADFKILGQQVAEVSEAGAQYIHLDVMDGAFVPSISFGMPVIGSLRSCTDLIFDVHMMVEEPGRYINDFKEAGADLICVHAEACTHLDRTINQIKEAGLKAGVALNPATSLSVLDFILPEVDMVLIMTVNPGFGGQKFIPYTLDKVKALRRICRERNLETDIQVDGGVTCENVRELIEAGANVFVAGSAVFKGNAADNTKAFLNIFEEYEG; the protein is encoded by the coding sequence ATGCTTAAACTTGCCCCTTCCATATTAGCGGCAGACTTTAAAATTCTTGGACAGCAGGTAGCTGAAGTGTCGGAGGCAGGAGCCCAGTACATTCATCTGGATGTGATGGATGGTGCATTTGTGCCCAGTATTTCATTTGGAATGCCGGTCATCGGAAGCCTGCGGAGCTGTACGGACCTGATATTCGATGTTCACATGATGGTTGAGGAACCAGGAAGATATATCAATGATTTCAAAGAAGCGGGAGCTGATCTCATCTGTGTCCATGCGGAGGCCTGTACCCATTTAGACCGTACCATAAATCAAATCAAGGAAGCTGGCCTAAAGGCCGGAGTGGCCCTTAATCCGGCAACTTCCTTATCAGTCCTGGATTTCATTCTTCCGGAAGTGGACATGGTTTTAATCATGACGGTAAACCCAGGCTTTGGCGGACAAAAGTTCATTCCGTATACCCTGGATAAGGTTAAGGCCTTAAGGCGCATCTGCAGGGAGCGGAATTTAGAGACAGATATCCAGGTTGACGGAGGCGTGACCTGTGAAAATGTGAGAGAACTGATTGAGGCAGGTGCTAATGTATTTGTGGCTGGCTCTGCTGTATTTAAAGGCAATGCGGCTGACAATACAAAAGCATTCTTAAATATATTTGAGGAATATGAAGGGTGA
- the rsmB gene encoding 16S rRNA (cytosine(967)-C(5))-methyltransferase RsmB: MMTKETDSREISLDILLEILERGGYSHIILRQALNKYQYLDKSERAFISRIVEGSVEYLLQIDYIIDSFSSTKVSKMKPVIRTILRMSVYQLLYMDRVPDSAVCNEAVKLAVKRKFTGLKGFVNGVLRNISRNKEGLGWPDDSVRYSMPAWIVSMWEETYGRETAVTMMESFLKNKKTTVRCNFAKASKEEILQSLKKQGTEVSESGISEAVLCIEKYDYLEGLEAFQKGYIQVQDLSSSFVGEIADPQKGDYVIDVCGAPGGKSIHIADKLDGTGMVEVRDLSLLKINMVEENMKRCGFLNIRTKVQDALVADPDSVEKADIVIADLPCSGLGIIGRKPDIKYRMTPEALDSLAALQRNILSVVQAYVKPGGRLIFSTCTINRKENEENARWFLEHFPFDCISLEGKLGEGLDSAAANREFIQLLPGIHPCDGFFIAAFQKR, from the coding sequence ATGATGACTAAAGAGACAGACAGCAGGGAAATCTCACTGGATATCCTGTTAGAGATTCTGGAGCGGGGTGGCTACAGCCATATCATCCTGCGCCAGGCTCTGAATAAGTATCAGTATCTGGATAAATCGGAACGGGCCTTCATTTCCAGAATCGTAGAGGGGTCTGTAGAATACCTGCTTCAGATCGATTATATCATTGATTCCTTTTCTAGTACAAAAGTTTCAAAGATGAAACCGGTAATACGCACTATTTTGCGCATGTCGGTCTATCAGCTTCTTTATATGGACCGTGTTCCCGATTCTGCCGTATGCAACGAAGCGGTGAAACTTGCCGTGAAACGGAAATTTACAGGATTAAAGGGATTTGTCAATGGAGTGCTTAGGAATATTTCCAGAAATAAAGAGGGATTGGGCTGGCCCGATGATTCTGTCCGTTATTCTATGCCGGCATGGATCGTATCCATGTGGGAAGAAACCTATGGCAGGGAAACAGCAGTCACCATGATGGAATCCTTTTTAAAAAATAAAAAAACCACCGTCCGCTGCAATTTTGCAAAGGCTTCAAAAGAAGAAATCCTTCAGAGCCTTAAAAAGCAGGGGACAGAAGTAAGTGAGTCCGGAATCTCAGAAGCAGTGCTTTGCATTGAAAAATATGATTATCTGGAAGGTCTGGAAGCATTCCAAAAGGGATATATCCAGGTTCAGGATCTAAGTTCCAGTTTTGTAGGTGAAATCGCTGATCCTCAAAAGGGAGATTACGTCATTGACGTCTGCGGCGCACCGGGAGGAAAGAGCATTCATATAGCAGATAAGCTTGACGGGACGGGCATGGTGGAGGTCCGGGACCTAAGCCTCTTAAAGATAAATATGGTCGAAGAAAATATGAAACGATGCGGATTTTTAAATATCCGCACAAAAGTCCAGGATGCACTTGTGGCTGACCCGGATTCAGTGGAAAAGGCGGATATAGTCATTGCCGATCTGCCTTGTTCCGGGCTTGGGATCATTGGACGAAAGCCGGACATCAAATACCGCATGACGCCGGAAGCCCTGGATTCTTTGGCTGCGCTCCAGCGGAATATCCTGTCGGTTGTCCAGGCATATGTAAAACCGGGCGGACGCCTGATTTTCAGTACATGTACCATAAATCGAAAGGAAAATGAAGAAAATGCCCGGTGGTTTCTTGAGCATTTTCCTTTTGACTGCATAAGTCTGGAGGGAAAACTTGGGGAAGGGCTGGATTCAGCCGCCGCAAACCGGGAGTTTATACAGCTTTTGCCGGGAATCCATCCCTGTGACGGATTTTTTATTGCGGCATTTCAAAAAAGGTAG
- the rlmN gene encoding 23S rRNA (adenine(2503)-C(2))-methyltransferase RlmN, whose translation MDKIDIKSLDMEHLTSYMVSIGEKPFRAKQLYEWLHQKLASDFNEMTNLPNSLKEKLMQLTEFTCLTVVEEKISKIDETRKYLFALSDGNVIESVLMKYKHGNSVCISSQVGCRMGCRFCASTLDGLERNLTPSEMLDQIYRIQRITGERVSNVVVMGSGEPLDNYDNLVQFIRLLTDENGLNISQRNITVSTCGIVPGILRLAEEDLQITLALSLHAPNDEVRKTLMPVANRFLLKDVLDACQMYFDKTGRRLTFEYSLVSGVNDNLKEASALSALLKGQHGHVNLIPVNPIKERNYVQSDRKAIEAFKNLLEKNGINVTIRREMGRDINGACGQLRKSFLNQETN comes from the coding sequence ATGGATAAAATAGATATAAAATCTCTGGATATGGAACACCTGACATCCTATATGGTATCCATAGGAGAAAAGCCCTTCCGAGCAAAACAGCTTTATGAATGGTTGCACCAGAAGCTGGCTTCTGATTTTAATGAAATGACAAATCTGCCCAATTCACTGAAGGAAAAGCTTATGCAGCTGACAGAATTCACCTGCCTTACAGTTGTTGAGGAAAAGATTTCGAAAATAGATGAAACAAGAAAATACTTATTTGCCCTTTCCGATGGAAATGTGATTGAAAGCGTTTTGATGAAATACAAGCATGGGAATTCTGTCTGCATTTCATCCCAGGTAGGCTGCCGCATGGGCTGCCGGTTCTGCGCTTCCACACTTGACGGATTGGAAAGAAATTTAACCCCTTCTGAAATGCTTGATCAGATATACCGGATCCAGAGAATTACCGGTGAACGGGTTTCCAATGTGGTTGTCATGGGTTCCGGAGAACCTTTAGACAATTATGATAATCTGGTTCAATTCATTCGCCTTCTTACTGATGAAAACGGACTGAATATCAGCCAGCGCAACATAACGGTATCCACCTGCGGCATCGTTCCTGGAATTCTTCGACTGGCGGAAGAGGATCTGCAGATTACCCTGGCATTGTCTCTTCATGCACCAAACGATGAGGTGAGAAAAACCCTGATGCCCGTTGCCAATCGATTCCTTCTAAAGGATGTGCTGGATGCCTGCCAAATGTATTTTGATAAAACAGGGAGAAGGCTTACTTTTGAATACAGCCTGGTGAGCGGTGTCAACGACAATTTAAAGGAAGCATCCGCCCTGTCGGCTCTTTTAAAGGGCCAGCATGGGCATGTAAATCTGATTCCGGTAAACCCTATTAAGGAGCGCAATTACGTGCAGTCAGACCGGAAGGCAATAGAAGCCTTTAAAAATCTTCTTGAAAAAAACGGAATAAATGTTACTATAAGAAGAGAAATGGGACGAGATATTAACGGTGCCTGCGGACAGCTGAGGAAAAGCTTTTTAAATCAGGAGACAAATTGA
- the rsgA gene encoding ribosome small subunit-dependent GTPase A — protein MTGKILKGIAGFYYVHGTDENIYECKAKGIFRNKNVKPLVGDDVEFSVLDSIELKGNIEQILPRRNVLVRPAVANVDQALVLFAITHPEPNLNLLDRFLVMMEVQEVPVKVCFNKTDLSGSEEKLALLEIYEAAGYPVYFTSTYDDQGIEEIRDLVRGKTTVLAGPSGVGKSSLTNLLYPQAEMETANISEKIQRGKHTTRHSELFGIGRDTYLMDTPGFSSMYLEDLECSQLKDYFPEFEPYEDECRFLGCVHIGEKTCGIKDAVEEGKINRGRYENYRLLYQDLKEKRRY, from the coding sequence ATGACAGGGAAAATTTTGAAAGGAATTGCAGGCTTTTACTATGTGCACGGCACGGACGAAAACATCTATGAATGCAAAGCAAAGGGTATTTTCCGCAATAAAAACGTGAAACCTTTGGTTGGAGATGATGTGGAATTTTCTGTTCTGGACAGTATAGAACTGAAAGGAAACATCGAACAAATCCTGCCTAGGAGAAACGTCCTGGTTCGTCCGGCCGTAGCCAATGTGGATCAGGCACTGGTGTTGTTTGCCATTACCCATCCGGAGCCCAACTTAAATCTGCTGGATCGTTTTCTGGTTATGATGGAAGTTCAGGAGGTTCCTGTAAAAGTCTGTTTTAATAAAACTGATTTGTCAGGCAGTGAAGAAAAGCTGGCTCTTTTAGAAATTTATGAGGCGGCTGGCTATCCTGTGTATTTTACCAGTACCTACGACGATCAGGGAATTGAGGAAATCAGAGATCTGGTGCGTGGGAAAACCACGGTTCTGGCAGGACCTTCCGGAGTGGGAAAGTCCTCCTTAACGAACCTCCTTTATCCACAGGCTGAGATGGAGACTGCAAATATCAGCGAGAAAATCCAGAGAGGAAAGCATACCACCAGGCATTCGGAGCTTTTTGGCATCGGACGGGATACGTATCTTATGGATACGCCGGGATTTAGTTCCATGTACTTAGAAGACTTAGAGTGCAGTCAACTGAAGGATTATTTTCCGGAGTTTGAACCCTATGAAGACGAGTGCCGGTTTCTGGGCTGTGTGCACATCGGTGAAAAAACCTGCGGCATAAAGGATGCGGTAGAAGAAGGAAAAATAAACCGGGGCCGATATGAAAATTACCGGCTTTTATATCAGGATCTAAAAGAGAAAAGGAGATATTAA
- the pknB gene encoding Stk1 family PASTA domain-containing Ser/Thr kinase yields MILRPGTFLQDRYEILDQIGSGGMSDVYKALCHKLNRPVAIKVLKEEFSSDSGFVSKFKMEAQAAARLSHPNIVNIYDVVDEGDLHYIVMELIEGITLKNYINKKGCLDVKEAIGVAISVAQGIAAAHEQGIIHRDIKPQNIIIARDGKVKVADFGIARAASSQTLSATAVGSVHYISPEQARGGYSDVRSDVYSLGITMYEMVAGRVPFQGDNTVTVALAHLEDPITPPSYYNENIPVGLENIILKCTEKKPEYRYGSMQEVISDLRKALVNPDGDFVQYNSQVDDSQTVIIGKPELEQIRSGRKIQADPIANRNGNRNQEQRPERRPEKNAGGQPGNGRARKQDSEDDINPKIERLLTAAGVVVAILIVIVLVIVFSKVGGLFRSGSPKETESTAEISTEETLSDKKVKMTSVVGLATDIAEQKLKDNGGLYMKVSDYVFDDNIDKGDIVSQDPAEGTVIDKYSAVYVVVSKGPEHETFDLTTLGLEKMDGAAAKAALEGKGLKVNEEQKNSDTIAAGYVISYSPDKAKEEETVTLVISSGPALVNPVTVPDITGQTQEVAVEMLADVGLVQGTVTEAASETVPRGNVISQSLTADSQVETGTAVNYVISSGTAQQAKVKYLASIDKSYPLQNIIGPGSGSTQLTLKIQLRQSVNGRDEIRELMGPVTMAGDQLLPVSFKNIEGAYGVSGGNVEIVNVETGDVINSYYITFIPVPQS; encoded by the coding sequence ATGATCTTAAGACCGGGGACATTTTTACAGGACAGATATGAAATATTGGATCAGATCGGTTCCGGCGGGATGTCAGATGTATATAAGGCCCTGTGCCATAAATTAAACCGCCCTGTAGCCATAAAAGTCTTAAAAGAAGAATTCAGTTCAGACAGCGGTTTTGTCAGCAAGTTTAAAATGGAGGCCCAGGCGGCTGCCCGCCTTTCCCATCCAAACATCGTAAACATCTATGATGTAGTAGATGAAGGGGATCTCCATTACATTGTCATGGAACTGATTGAAGGAATCACGTTAAAAAATTATATTAATAAAAAAGGCTGTCTTGATGTGAAAGAAGCCATCGGTGTAGCAATTTCCGTTGCACAGGGAATTGCAGCTGCTCATGAACAAGGGATCATACATCGGGATATCAAGCCTCAGAATATCATCATAGCCAGGGATGGAAAAGTGAAGGTGGCTGACTTCGGAATCGCACGGGCCGCCTCTTCTCAGACCTTAAGTGCGACCGCAGTGGGCTCTGTCCATTACATATCTCCGGAACAGGCAAGAGGCGGTTACAGCGATGTGAGAAGCGATGTTTATTCTTTGGGAATCACCATGTATGAAATGGTGGCTGGCAGAGTTCCGTTTCAGGGCGATAATACAGTAACTGTTGCCCTGGCCCATTTGGAAGACCCTATCACACCGCCAAGCTATTATAATGAGAACATTCCGGTAGGGCTTGAAAATATTATTTTAAAATGTACCGAAAAGAAACCGGAGTACCGATATGGCAGCATGCAAGAGGTCATATCCGACTTACGGAAGGCACTTGTCAATCCTGACGGAGATTTTGTACAGTATAATTCCCAGGTGGATGATTCCCAGACGGTTATTATCGGAAAACCGGAGCTGGAACAGATTCGTTCCGGCCGGAAGATCCAGGCAGATCCTATTGCCAACCGGAATGGAAACAGAAATCAGGAGCAGCGCCCGGAACGCCGTCCGGAAAAAAATGCGGGCGGACAGCCAGGAAACGGCAGAGCCAGAAAACAGGATTCAGAGGATGACATCAATCCTAAAATCGAAAGGCTTCTGACTGCGGCAGGTGTTGTCGTTGCCATTCTCATTGTGATCGTACTGGTCATTGTGTTCTCTAAGGTAGGAGGTTTGTTCCGTTCCGGTTCTCCCAAGGAAACCGAATCAACTGCGGAGATTTCTACGGAAGAAACCTTAAGCGACAAAAAAGTAAAAATGACCAGCGTTGTGGGATTGGCTACGGATATTGCAGAGCAGAAGTTAAAGGATAACGGCGGCCTGTATATGAAAGTAAGTGATTACGTATTTGATGACAACATAGACAAAGGGGATATTGTATCCCAGGACCCGGCAGAGGGTACGGTAATTGATAAGTATTCTGCTGTCTACGTGGTGGTCAGCAAAGGACCGGAACACGAAACCTTTGATTTAACAACGCTTGGTCTGGAGAAGATGGATGGCGCTGCCGCCAAGGCAGCACTGGAGGGCAAAGGTCTGAAAGTCAATGAGGAACAGAAAAACAGCGATACCATAGCAGCAGGATATGTAATCAGTTACAGCCCTGATAAGGCAAAAGAAGAAGAAACCGTGACTCTGGTTATAAGCAGCGGTCCGGCTCTTGTCAATCCGGTCACTGTTCCGGACATCACCGGCCAGACCCAGGAGGTAGCCGTGGAAATGTTAGCTGACGTGGGACTGGTTCAGGGAACGGTTACGGAAGCGGCTTCTGAGACAGTTCCCCGCGGCAATGTCATCAGTCAGTCCTTAACCGCTGACAGCCAGGTAGAGACGGGAACTGCTGTGAATTATGTTATCAGCAGCGGAACTGCCCAGCAGGCCAAAGTCAAATATCTGGCTTCCATTGATAAGTCTTATCCACTGCAGAACATTATCGGACCAGGCTCCGGCAGCACCCAGCTTACTTTAAAGATACAGCTGAGGCAGTCGGTGAATGGGAGAGACGAAATCAGAGAGCTAATGGGACCTGTTACCATGGCTGGCGACCAGTTGCTTCCCGTATCATTTAAAAATATAGAAGGCGCTTACGGCGTTAGCGGCGGGAACGTAGAGATCGTAAATGTAGAGACCGGCGATGTGATTAATTCTTATTACATCACATTTATACCGGTACCACAATCGTAA
- a CDS encoding thiamine diphosphokinase, producing the protein MKEETTGLIVTGGTMDYGFAGKFLENRKFDKIIAVDGGLAALSRLQLKPDAIVGDFDTVAEEVLSEYKNSSDNITWEIHKPEKDETDTELAINTAIGLGCSKLVLLGATGGRMDHFIGNLHLLYACLKKGVEAAIVDEKNWITVIEEGRTFQAETLWGKYISFLPLCNEVKKITLTGFKYPLYEKDIDLGTSLCISNELTGEEGSIEFASGTLICIQSHD; encoded by the coding sequence GTGAAAGAAGAAACTACAGGTTTGATCGTTACCGGGGGAACCATGGATTATGGATTTGCCGGCAAATTCTTGGAAAATAGAAAGTTTGATAAAATCATCGCAGTAGACGGGGGGCTTGCAGCTCTTTCCAGGCTGCAGTTAAAACCGGATGCCATTGTTGGAGATTTTGACACGGTGGCAGAAGAGGTCCTGTCCGAATATAAAAACAGTTCAGATAATATCACCTGGGAAATTCATAAACCGGAAAAGGATGAAACCGATACAGAACTTGCCATAAATACCGCCATAGGACTTGGCTGTTCAAAGCTGGTCCTGCTGGGGGCAACAGGAGGAAGGATGGACCATTTTATCGGTAATCTTCATCTTCTTTATGCTTGTCTGAAAAAGGGTGTGGAAGCAGCCATTGTTGATGAAAAAAACTGGATCACAGTGATTGAAGAGGGAAGGACGTTTCAGGCTGAAACATTATGGGGGAAATATATTTCCTTCCTCCCTCTGTGCAATGAAGTGAAGAAAATCACATTGACCGGCTTCAAATATCCTCTTTATGAAAAGGACATTGATTTAGGAACCAGCCTGTGTATCAGCAATGAGCTGACCGGTGAAGAGGGCTCGATTGAATTCGCGTCCGGAACCCTGATTTGTATCCAGTCTCATGACTAA
- the fmt gene encoding methionyl-tRNA formyltransferase yields MRIIFMGTPDFSVPALEAIKEAGHEILAVVTQPDKPKGRGKEVQMTPVKEKALEYQLPVYQPVKARDPEFVKILSDLEPDLILVIAFGQLLPKSILDIPKYGCVNIHASLLPKYRGASPLQYAVINGEKESGVTTMMMAEVLDTGDMLDQEAIFLDEKETFGSLHDKLSRLGGRLILKTIDKLEDGTAIRIPQDDSKACYVGMIKKSMGDIDWSMDAVSIERLIRGLNPWPSAYTVWNGKVMKLWEAEVVDKEYEGGYGQVAEVSRDCLVIKTGKGGLSIRKLQLQGKKCMDIDAFLRGYPIAKGTVLERLADIPKSTENVGKKEERGV; encoded by the coding sequence ATGCGTATCATATTTATGGGAACACCTGATTTTTCCGTTCCCGCTCTTGAGGCTATAAAAGAGGCTGGACATGAGATCCTTGCGGTAGTTACCCAGCCGGATAAACCCAAGGGAAGAGGGAAGGAAGTCCAGATGACTCCGGTAAAGGAGAAGGCGTTGGAATACCAACTCCCTGTTTACCAGCCGGTCAAAGCCAGGGATCCGGAATTTGTCAAAATTCTTTCGGATCTGGAACCAGATCTGATCTTAGTGATCGCTTTCGGACAGCTACTGCCAAAGTCCATACTGGATATTCCCAAATACGGTTGTGTGAATATCCACGCTTCTCTGCTCCCTAAGTACCGCGGTGCATCTCCCTTACAATATGCGGTCATTAACGGGGAAAAGGAAAGCGGCGTCACAACCATGATGATGGCTGAGGTTCTGGATACCGGAGATATGCTGGACCAGGAAGCCATATTTTTGGATGAAAAAGAAACTTTCGGCAGCCTTCATGATAAGCTGAGCAGGCTGGGAGGCAGGCTTATTTTAAAAACCATAGACAAACTGGAAGATGGAACTGCCATACGTATCCCCCAGGATGATTCCAAGGCCTGCTATGTGGGCATGATAAAAAAGTCTATGGGAGATATTGACTGGTCTATGGATGCAGTATCCATTGAACGCCTGATCCGTGGATTAAACCCATGGCCCAGCGCCTATACAGTCTGGAATGGAAAAGTGATGAAACTATGGGAAGCAGAAGTAGTGGATAAGGAGTATGAAGGGGGTTATGGCCAGGTGGCAGAGGTTAGCCGGGACTGCCTGGTCATAAAAACCGGAAAAGGCGGCTTATCCATCCGAAAACTTCAGCTGCAAGGGAAAAAATGCATGGATATTGACGCGTTTCTGCGCGGATATCCCATTGCAAAAGGCACCGTTTTGGAGCGGCTTGCGGACATACCTAAAAGCACAGAAAACGTGGGCAAGAAAGAAGAAAGGGGAGTCTGA